From one Phocoena sinus isolate mPhoSin1 chromosome 6, mPhoSin1.pri, whole genome shotgun sequence genomic stretch:
- the CA9 gene encoding carbonic anhydrase 9 isoform X4: MQGAPTTGGDSSGEDDPLREEDLPSEEDIPGEEDPPGEEDPPGKLDPPGMKTEAGEEDSLKIEDLPTLETPRDTQGPQNNAHRDKKGDDHSHWRYGGAPPWPQVSPACAGRFQSPVDIRPELTAFCPALRPLELLGFELPPQPELRLRNNGHTVQLSLPPGLEMALGPGQEYRALQLHLHWGAAGRPGSEHTVGGHRFPAEVSAQLSAEGRSGARGRGSRPLLPCPLQIHVVHLSTAFAKADEALGRPGGLAVLAAFLQEGPEENSAYEQLLSHLGEIAEEDSETWVPGLDVSALLPSDLSRYFRYEGSLTTPPCAQGVIWIVFNQTVKLSAKQLHALSDSLWGPDDTRLQLNFRATQPLNGRIIEASFPAGVDSSPGTVGPVHLNSCLAAGDILALVFGLLFAVTSIAFLVQMRRQQRHPSGTKGSVRYHPAEVTETVA; the protein is encoded by the exons ATGCAGGGGGCTCCCACCACAGGAGGAGATTCATCTGGGGAAGACGATCCACTGCGTGAGGAGGACCTGCCCAGTGAAGAGGATATACCTGGAGAGGAGGACCCACCTGGAGAAGAGGACCCACCTGGAAAGCTGGATCCACCTGGAATGAAGACTGAAGCAGGAGAGGAGGATTCTCTGAAGATAGAGGATCTACCTACTCTTGAGACTCCCAGGGATACTCAAGGCCCCCAGAATAATGCCCACAGAGACAAAAAAG GGGATGACCACAGTCATTGGCGTTATGGAG GCGCTCCGCCATGGCCCCAGGTGTCCCCCGCCTGCGCTGGCCGTTTTCAGTCCCCGGTAGATATCCGTCCAGAGCTCACCGCGTTTTGCCCAGCCCTGCGACCCCTGGAACTCCTTGGCTTTGAGCTCCCGCCACAACCAGAACTGCGCCTGCGCAACAATGGCCACACCG TGCAGCTGAGTCTGCCTCCCGGGCTGGAGATGGCCCTAGGTCCCGGGCAGGAGTACCGGGCCCTGCAGTTGCATCTGCACTGGGGGGCTGCGGGTCGCCCGGGCTCGGAGCACACTGTTGGCGGTCACCGTTTCCCTGCCGAGGTGAGCGCGCAGCTGTCCGCGGAGGGTCGAAGTGGGGCGCGGGGTAGGGGATCTCGCCCACTCCTACCGTGTCCTCTCCAGATCCACGTGGTTCACCTCAGCACTGCATTTGCCAAAGCTGACGAGGCCTTGGGGCGCCCGGGGGGCTTGGCCGTGCTGGCTGCCTTTCTGCAG GAAGGCCCCGAAGAAAACAGCGCCTACGAGCAGTTGCTGTCACATTTGGGAGAAATCGCCGAGGAAG ACTCTGAGACTTGGGTCCCAGGACTGGATGTATCTGCACTGCTGCCCTCTGACCTCAGCCGCTACTTCCGATATGAGGGGTCTCTCACCACACCCCCCTGTGCCCAGGGAGTCATCTGGATTGTGTTCAACCAGACAGTAAAGCTGAGTGCTaagcag CTCCACGCCCTCTCTGACTCCCTGTGGGGACCTGATGACACTCGGCTACAGCTGAACTTCCGAGCTACACAGCCTTTGAATGGGCGAATAATTGAGGCCTCCTTCCCTGCTGGAGTGGATAGCAGCCCTGGGACCGTTGGGCCAG tCCACCTGAATTCCTGTCTCGCTGCTG gaGACATCCTGGCCCTGGTTTTTGGCCTTCTCTTTGCTGTTACCAGCATCGCCTTCCTTGTGCAAATGAGAAGGCAGCAAAG ACACCCAAGTGGGACCAAAGGAAGTGTCAGGTACCACCCGGCAGAGGTCACGGAGACTGTTGCCTAG
- the CA9 gene encoding carbonic anhydrase 9 isoform X2: protein MTLITFCLRTYLPLTPPHAQLCYQGGGTGPDRPAGLWLHLYKRTFCEPVCSPPGLLLPHPAPVSDARTDLTHRVPGHPTVSRMAPLCPSPWLPLWIPAPAPGPAVQLLLLLLLLVPAHPQSLLWMQGAPTTGGDSSGEDDPLREEDLPSEEDIPGEEDPPGEEDPPGKLDPPGMKTEAGEEDSLKIEDLPTLETPRDTQGPQNNAHRDKKGDDHSHWRYGGAPPWPQVSPACAGRFQSPVDIRPELTAFCPALRPLELLGFELPPQPELRLRNNGHTVQLSLPPGLEMALGPGQEYRALQLHLHWGAAGRPGSEHTVGGHRFPAEIHVVHLSTAFAKADEALGRPGGLAVLAAFLQEGPEENSAYEQLLSHLGEIAEEDSETWVPGLDVSALLPSDLSRYFRYEGSLTTPPCAQGVIWIVFNQTVKLSAKQLHALSDSLWGPDDTRLQLNFRATQPLNGRIIEASFPAGVDSSPGTVGPVHLNSCLAAGDILALVFGLLFAVTSIAFLVQMRRQQRHPSGTKGSVRYHPAEVTETVA, encoded by the exons ATGACCCTGATAACCTTCTGCCTGCGCACATACCTGCCGCTCACTCCACCCCATGCCCAACTTTGCTATCAGGGAGGGGGCACAGGGCCAGACAGACCTGCAGGGCTTTGGCTCCATCTCTACAAAAGGACCTTCTGTGAGCCAGTCTGCTCCCCTCCAGGCTTGCTCCTCCCCCATCCAGCTCCTGTTTCTGATGCACGTACAGACCTTACACACCGTGTCCCAGGACATCCCACAGTCAGCCGCATGGCTCCCCTGTGTCCCAGCCCCTGGCTCCCTCTGTGGATCCcggcccctgccccaggccccgcTGTGCAGTTGCTGTTGTTACTGCTCCTCCTGGTGCCTGCCCATCCCCAGAGCCTGCTCTGGATGCAGGGGGCTCCCACCACAGGAGGAGATTCATCTGGGGAAGACGATCCACTGCGTGAGGAGGACCTGCCCAGTGAAGAGGATATACCTGGAGAGGAGGACCCACCTGGAGAAGAGGACCCACCTGGAAAGCTGGATCCACCTGGAATGAAGACTGAAGCAGGAGAGGAGGATTCTCTGAAGATAGAGGATCTACCTACTCTTGAGACTCCCAGGGATACTCAAGGCCCCCAGAATAATGCCCACAGAGACAAAAAAG GGGATGACCACAGTCATTGGCGTTATGGAG GCGCTCCGCCATGGCCCCAGGTGTCCCCCGCCTGCGCTGGCCGTTTTCAGTCCCCGGTAGATATCCGTCCAGAGCTCACCGCGTTTTGCCCAGCCCTGCGACCCCTGGAACTCCTTGGCTTTGAGCTCCCGCCACAACCAGAACTGCGCCTGCGCAACAATGGCCACACCG TGCAGCTGAGTCTGCCTCCCGGGCTGGAGATGGCCCTAGGTCCCGGGCAGGAGTACCGGGCCCTGCAGTTGCATCTGCACTGGGGGGCTGCGGGTCGCCCGGGCTCGGAGCACACTGTTGGCGGTCACCGTTTCCCTGCCGAG ATCCACGTGGTTCACCTCAGCACTGCATTTGCCAAAGCTGACGAGGCCTTGGGGCGCCCGGGGGGCTTGGCCGTGCTGGCTGCCTTTCTGCAG GAAGGCCCCGAAGAAAACAGCGCCTACGAGCAGTTGCTGTCACATTTGGGAGAAATCGCCGAGGAAG ACTCTGAGACTTGGGTCCCAGGACTGGATGTATCTGCACTGCTGCCCTCTGACCTCAGCCGCTACTTCCGATATGAGGGGTCTCTCACCACACCCCCCTGTGCCCAGGGAGTCATCTGGATTGTGTTCAACCAGACAGTAAAGCTGAGTGCTaagcag CTCCACGCCCTCTCTGACTCCCTGTGGGGACCTGATGACACTCGGCTACAGCTGAACTTCCGAGCTACACAGCCTTTGAATGGGCGAATAATTGAGGCCTCCTTCCCTGCTGGAGTGGATAGCAGCCCTGGGACCGTTGGGCCAG tCCACCTGAATTCCTGTCTCGCTGCTG gaGACATCCTGGCCCTGGTTTTTGGCCTTCTCTTTGCTGTTACCAGCATCGCCTTCCTTGTGCAAATGAGAAGGCAGCAAAG ACACCCAAGTGGGACCAAAGGAAGTGTCAGGTACCACCCGGCAGAGGTCACGGAGACTGTTGCCTAG
- the CA9 gene encoding carbonic anhydrase 9 isoform X1, with protein MTLITFCLRTYLPLTPPHAQLCYQGGGTGPDRPAGLWLHLYKRTFCEPVCSPPGLLLPHPAPVSDARTDLTHRVPGHPTVSRMAPLCPSPWLPLWIPAPAPGPAVQLLLLLLLLVPAHPQSLLWMQGAPTTGGDSSGEDDPLREEDLPSEEDIPGEEDPPGEEDPPGKLDPPGMKTEAGEEDSLKIEDLPTLETPRDTQGPQNNAHRDKKGDDHSHWRYGGAPPWPQVSPACAGRFQSPVDIRPELTAFCPALRPLELLGFELPPQPELRLRNNGHTVQLSLPPGLEMALGPGQEYRALQLHLHWGAAGRPGSEHTVGGHRFPAEVSAQLSAEGRSGARGRGSRPLLPCPLQIHVVHLSTAFAKADEALGRPGGLAVLAAFLQEGPEENSAYEQLLSHLGEIAEEDSETWVPGLDVSALLPSDLSRYFRYEGSLTTPPCAQGVIWIVFNQTVKLSAKQLHALSDSLWGPDDTRLQLNFRATQPLNGRIIEASFPAGVDSSPGTVGPVHLNSCLAAGDILALVFGLLFAVTSIAFLVQMRRQQRHPSGTKGSVRYHPAEVTETVA; from the exons ATGACCCTGATAACCTTCTGCCTGCGCACATACCTGCCGCTCACTCCACCCCATGCCCAACTTTGCTATCAGGGAGGGGGCACAGGGCCAGACAGACCTGCAGGGCTTTGGCTCCATCTCTACAAAAGGACCTTCTGTGAGCCAGTCTGCTCCCCTCCAGGCTTGCTCCTCCCCCATCCAGCTCCTGTTTCTGATGCACGTACAGACCTTACACACCGTGTCCCAGGACATCCCACAGTCAGCCGCATGGCTCCCCTGTGTCCCAGCCCCTGGCTCCCTCTGTGGATCCcggcccctgccccaggccccgcTGTGCAGTTGCTGTTGTTACTGCTCCTCCTGGTGCCTGCCCATCCCCAGAGCCTGCTCTGGATGCAGGGGGCTCCCACCACAGGAGGAGATTCATCTGGGGAAGACGATCCACTGCGTGAGGAGGACCTGCCCAGTGAAGAGGATATACCTGGAGAGGAGGACCCACCTGGAGAAGAGGACCCACCTGGAAAGCTGGATCCACCTGGAATGAAGACTGAAGCAGGAGAGGAGGATTCTCTGAAGATAGAGGATCTACCTACTCTTGAGACTCCCAGGGATACTCAAGGCCCCCAGAATAATGCCCACAGAGACAAAAAAG GGGATGACCACAGTCATTGGCGTTATGGAG GCGCTCCGCCATGGCCCCAGGTGTCCCCCGCCTGCGCTGGCCGTTTTCAGTCCCCGGTAGATATCCGTCCAGAGCTCACCGCGTTTTGCCCAGCCCTGCGACCCCTGGAACTCCTTGGCTTTGAGCTCCCGCCACAACCAGAACTGCGCCTGCGCAACAATGGCCACACCG TGCAGCTGAGTCTGCCTCCCGGGCTGGAGATGGCCCTAGGTCCCGGGCAGGAGTACCGGGCCCTGCAGTTGCATCTGCACTGGGGGGCTGCGGGTCGCCCGGGCTCGGAGCACACTGTTGGCGGTCACCGTTTCCCTGCCGAGGTGAGCGCGCAGCTGTCCGCGGAGGGTCGAAGTGGGGCGCGGGGTAGGGGATCTCGCCCACTCCTACCGTGTCCTCTCCAGATCCACGTGGTTCACCTCAGCACTGCATTTGCCAAAGCTGACGAGGCCTTGGGGCGCCCGGGGGGCTTGGCCGTGCTGGCTGCCTTTCTGCAG GAAGGCCCCGAAGAAAACAGCGCCTACGAGCAGTTGCTGTCACATTTGGGAGAAATCGCCGAGGAAG ACTCTGAGACTTGGGTCCCAGGACTGGATGTATCTGCACTGCTGCCCTCTGACCTCAGCCGCTACTTCCGATATGAGGGGTCTCTCACCACACCCCCCTGTGCCCAGGGAGTCATCTGGATTGTGTTCAACCAGACAGTAAAGCTGAGTGCTaagcag CTCCACGCCCTCTCTGACTCCCTGTGGGGACCTGATGACACTCGGCTACAGCTGAACTTCCGAGCTACACAGCCTTTGAATGGGCGAATAATTGAGGCCTCCTTCCCTGCTGGAGTGGATAGCAGCCCTGGGACCGTTGGGCCAG tCCACCTGAATTCCTGTCTCGCTGCTG gaGACATCCTGGCCCTGGTTTTTGGCCTTCTCTTTGCTGTTACCAGCATCGCCTTCCTTGTGCAAATGAGAAGGCAGCAAAG ACACCCAAGTGGGACCAAAGGAAGTGTCAGGTACCACCCGGCAGAGGTCACGGAGACTGTTGCCTAG
- the CA9 gene encoding carbonic anhydrase 9 isoform X3, whose product MTLITFCLRTYLPLTPPHAQLCYQGGGTGPDRPAGLWLHLYKRTFCEPVCSPPGLLLPHPAPVSDARTDLTHRVPGHPTVSRMAPLCPSPWLPLWIPAPAPGPAVQLLLLLLLLVPAHPQSLLWMQGAPTTGGDSSGEDDPLREEDLPSEEDIPGEEDPPGEEDPPGKLDPPGMKTEAGEEDSLKIEDLPTLETPRDTQGPQNNAHRDKKGDDHSHWRYGGAPPWPQVSPACAGRFQSPVDIRPELTAFCPALRPLELLGFELPPQPELRLRNNGHTVQLSLPPGLEMALGPGQEYRALQLHLHWGAAGRPGSEHTVGGHRFPAEVSAQLSAEGRSGARGRGSRPLLPCPLQIHVVHLSTAFAKADEALGRPGGLAVLAAFLQEGPEENSAYEQLLSHLGEIAEEDSETWVPGLDVSALLPSDLSRYFRYEGSLTTPPCAQGVIWIVFNQTVKLSAKQST is encoded by the exons ATGACCCTGATAACCTTCTGCCTGCGCACATACCTGCCGCTCACTCCACCCCATGCCCAACTTTGCTATCAGGGAGGGGGCACAGGGCCAGACAGACCTGCAGGGCTTTGGCTCCATCTCTACAAAAGGACCTTCTGTGAGCCAGTCTGCTCCCCTCCAGGCTTGCTCCTCCCCCATCCAGCTCCTGTTTCTGATGCACGTACAGACCTTACACACCGTGTCCCAGGACATCCCACAGTCAGCCGCATGGCTCCCCTGTGTCCCAGCCCCTGGCTCCCTCTGTGGATCCcggcccctgccccaggccccgcTGTGCAGTTGCTGTTGTTACTGCTCCTCCTGGTGCCTGCCCATCCCCAGAGCCTGCTCTGGATGCAGGGGGCTCCCACCACAGGAGGAGATTCATCTGGGGAAGACGATCCACTGCGTGAGGAGGACCTGCCCAGTGAAGAGGATATACCTGGAGAGGAGGACCCACCTGGAGAAGAGGACCCACCTGGAAAGCTGGATCCACCTGGAATGAAGACTGAAGCAGGAGAGGAGGATTCTCTGAAGATAGAGGATCTACCTACTCTTGAGACTCCCAGGGATACTCAAGGCCCCCAGAATAATGCCCACAGAGACAAAAAAG GGGATGACCACAGTCATTGGCGTTATGGAG GCGCTCCGCCATGGCCCCAGGTGTCCCCCGCCTGCGCTGGCCGTTTTCAGTCCCCGGTAGATATCCGTCCAGAGCTCACCGCGTTTTGCCCAGCCCTGCGACCCCTGGAACTCCTTGGCTTTGAGCTCCCGCCACAACCAGAACTGCGCCTGCGCAACAATGGCCACACCG TGCAGCTGAGTCTGCCTCCCGGGCTGGAGATGGCCCTAGGTCCCGGGCAGGAGTACCGGGCCCTGCAGTTGCATCTGCACTGGGGGGCTGCGGGTCGCCCGGGCTCGGAGCACACTGTTGGCGGTCACCGTTTCCCTGCCGAGGTGAGCGCGCAGCTGTCCGCGGAGGGTCGAAGTGGGGCGCGGGGTAGGGGATCTCGCCCACTCCTACCGTGTCCTCTCCAGATCCACGTGGTTCACCTCAGCACTGCATTTGCCAAAGCTGACGAGGCCTTGGGGCGCCCGGGGGGCTTGGCCGTGCTGGCTGCCTTTCTGCAG GAAGGCCCCGAAGAAAACAGCGCCTACGAGCAGTTGCTGTCACATTTGGGAGAAATCGCCGAGGAAG ACTCTGAGACTTGGGTCCCAGGACTGGATGTATCTGCACTGCTGCCCTCTGACCTCAGCCGCTACTTCCGATATGAGGGGTCTCTCACCACACCCCCCTGTGCCCAGGGAGTCATCTGGATTGTGTTCAACCAGACAGTAAAGCTGAGTGCTaagcag tCCACCTGA